One window of Populus nigra chromosome 5, ddPopNigr1.1, whole genome shotgun sequence genomic DNA carries:
- the LOC133695214 gene encoding transcription factor HHO5-like isoform X1 produces the protein MELSLDLSLVYVPKAISECLKEVSMVKDGSQKLPNPDDYVKRLEDERRKIDAFKRELPLCMLLLNEAIIRLKEEAMQCKELNALVPLKGDSNEDGNDKKKWMSSVQLWNTNNNINLDCKNQDTRSEPKQRGEEDDDRSTCENPIQLGNHGNKGGAFVPFKALSGFERSKKKEEKEVVSQVTGLSLMTPVPKSCDFMSKSNSCGNQMKTQSKSQQQQQQQRQHAYRKQRRCWSPELHRCFVDALQQLGGYQVATPKQIRELMQVDGLTNDEVKSHLQKYRLHLRKVPASSATPANDLWKSQDQCEDLVMHNISESNSPKAPLHGSSSAKAASNSGGDSMEAEDDEKSESHSWNGVLHHPGEVHV, from the exons ATGGAGCTTAGCTTGGATTTGAGTTTGGTTTATGTACCGAAAGCGATAAGTGAATGTCTTAAAGAGGTTTCAATGGTTAAAGATGGTAGCCAAAAGTTACCAAATCCTGATGATTATGTCAAGAGATTAGAAGATGAAAGGAGAAAGATCGATGCTTTTAAACGTGAACTCCCTCTTTGCATGCTTCTCTTGAATGAAG CTATTATCAGATTAAAGGAAGAGGCAATGCAGTGCAAAGAATTGAATGCTTTGGTACCCTTGAAGGGGGATTCTAATGAAGATGggaatgataaaaagaaatggatgaGCTCTGTTCAGCTCTGGAACACTAACAATAACATCAACTTGGATTGCAAAAATCAAGACACAAGATCAGAACCAAAACAG AGaggtgaagaagatgatgataggTCTACTTGTGAGAACCCAATTCAGTTAGGTAATCATGGAAACAAGGGAGGGGCTTTTGTGCCTTTCAAGGCACTTTCTGGTTTTGAAAGGAgtaaaaagaaggaagagaagGAGGTTGTTTCACAAGTTACAGGACTTTCTCTTATGACCCCAGTGCCTAAATCCTGCGATTTTATGTCTAAGAGCAACAGTTGCGGTAATCAAATGAAGACACAGAGTAAAtcacagcaacagcaacagcaacagcgaCAGCATGCTTACAGGAAGCAGCGAAGGTGCTGGTCACCGGAGCTTCACCGGTGCTTTGTTGATGCCCTTCAACAACTTGGGGGATATCAAG TTGCCACTCCTAAACAGATCAGAGAGCTTATGCAAGTAGATGGCCTCACCAATGATGAAGTTAAAAGCCACTTGCAA AAATACAGGCTTCATCTCCGCAAAGTGCCGGCATCTTCAGCTACCCCAGCAAATGACTTGTGGAAATCTCAAGATCAATGCGAGGACCTTGTAATGCATAACATTTCAGAGTCTAATTCTCCGAAAGCACCTCTTCATGGAAGTAGCTCTGCCAAAGCTGCCTCTAATTCCGGAGGAGATAGCATGGAAGCAGAAGATGATGAGAAATCAGAGAGTCATAGTTGGAATGGCGTGCTTCACCATCCAGGAGAAGTTCATGTATAG
- the LOC133695214 gene encoding transcription factor HHO5-like isoform X2 — protein sequence MELSLDLSLVYVPKAISECLKEVSMVKDGSQKLPNPDDYVKRLEDERRKIDAFKRELPLCMLLLNEAIIRLKEEAMQCKELNALVPLKGDSNEDGNDKKKWMSSVQLWNTNNNINLDCKNQDTRSEPKQLGNHGNKGGAFVPFKALSGFERSKKKEEKEVVSQVTGLSLMTPVPKSCDFMSKSNSCGNQMKTQSKSQQQQQQQRQHAYRKQRRCWSPELHRCFVDALQQLGGYQVATPKQIRELMQVDGLTNDEVKSHLQKYRLHLRKVPASSATPANDLWKSQDQCEDLVMHNISESNSPKAPLHGSSSAKAASNSGGDSMEAEDDEKSESHSWNGVLHHPGEVHV from the exons ATGGAGCTTAGCTTGGATTTGAGTTTGGTTTATGTACCGAAAGCGATAAGTGAATGTCTTAAAGAGGTTTCAATGGTTAAAGATGGTAGCCAAAAGTTACCAAATCCTGATGATTATGTCAAGAGATTAGAAGATGAAAGGAGAAAGATCGATGCTTTTAAACGTGAACTCCCTCTTTGCATGCTTCTCTTGAATGAAG CTATTATCAGATTAAAGGAAGAGGCAATGCAGTGCAAAGAATTGAATGCTTTGGTACCCTTGAAGGGGGATTCTAATGAAGATGggaatgataaaaagaaatggatgaGCTCTGTTCAGCTCTGGAACACTAACAATAACATCAACTTGGATTGCAAAAATCAAGACACAAGATCAGAACCAAAACAG TTAGGTAATCATGGAAACAAGGGAGGGGCTTTTGTGCCTTTCAAGGCACTTTCTGGTTTTGAAAGGAgtaaaaagaaggaagagaagGAGGTTGTTTCACAAGTTACAGGACTTTCTCTTATGACCCCAGTGCCTAAATCCTGCGATTTTATGTCTAAGAGCAACAGTTGCGGTAATCAAATGAAGACACAGAGTAAAtcacagcaacagcaacagcaacagcgaCAGCATGCTTACAGGAAGCAGCGAAGGTGCTGGTCACCGGAGCTTCACCGGTGCTTTGTTGATGCCCTTCAACAACTTGGGGGATATCAAG TTGCCACTCCTAAACAGATCAGAGAGCTTATGCAAGTAGATGGCCTCACCAATGATGAAGTTAAAAGCCACTTGCAA AAATACAGGCTTCATCTCCGCAAAGTGCCGGCATCTTCAGCTACCCCAGCAAATGACTTGTGGAAATCTCAAGATCAATGCGAGGACCTTGTAATGCATAACATTTCAGAGTCTAATTCTCCGAAAGCACCTCTTCATGGAAGTAGCTCTGCCAAAGCTGCCTCTAATTCCGGAGGAGATAGCATGGAAGCAGAAGATGATGAGAAATCAGAGAGTCATAGTTGGAATGGCGTGCTTCACCATCCAGGAGAAGTTCATGTATAG
- the LOC133694132 gene encoding protein TRI1-like isoform X1, with product MVSDSELTERLKEILRNADLDKTTTGTVRRKLEEDFAIDLSDKKVFIREQVDLFLQNELDNGQKNGDNEYTHEDQKANVENDGCDLQEEVQGDDKEKSNVKRGYSENKNEAKRRGGGFSKLCSLSPQLQEFIGVPHLARTEVVRQLWTYIREKNLQDPSDRRNINCDEPLQALFGVDSINMFQMNKALSRHIWPLDSEDVVSINSKQHEKQHKREREEEEDESNKKEKKQKGGNSGFLAPLQLSDALKKFLGTGESTLSRSDVVKRMWEYIKQNNLQDPSDKRRILCDVKLKELFDIDSFTGFTVPKLLSAHFVKA from the exons atggtaTCAGACTCAGAGCTTACAGAGAGACTGAAAGAAATTCTACGAAATGCGGACTTGGACAAGACAACAACCGGTACTGTCAGAAGAAAGCTAGAGGAAGATTTCGCTATTGATTTGTCGGATAAGAAAGTATTTATAAGAGAACAAGTCGATTTGTTCCTTCAAAACGAGCTCGATAATGGCCAGAAGAACGGTGACAATGAGTATACTCATGAAGATCAGAAAGCGAATGTTGAAAATGACggctgtgatttgcaggaggagGTGCAAGGTGATGATAAAGAGAAAAGTAACGTAAAAAGAGG ATACAGCGAGAATAAAAATGAAGCCAAGAGAAGAGGTGGTGGCTTTAGCAAGCTATGTAGCCTTTCCCCTCAGCTTCAGGAATTCATTGGGGTGCCTCATTTGGCAAGGACAGAG GTTGTCAGGCAACTTTGGACCTACATAAGAGAGAAGAACTTGCAAGATCCAAGTGATAGGCGGAATATAAATTGTGACGAGCCATTGCAGGCTCTTTTCGGTGTTGATTCCATCAACATGTTTCAAATGAACAAAGCCCTCTCGAGGCATATTTGGCCCTTGGACTCGGAAGATG TTgtttcaatcaattcaaaacaGCATGAAAAGCAACATAAGCGAGAGAGGGAAGAAG AGGAAGACGagtcaaacaaaaaagagaagaagcagaagggAGGCAATTCAGGTTTTCTCGCCCCCCTTCAACTTTCAGATGCTTTAAAAAAGTTCCTTGGTACTGGAGAAAGTACATTATCCCGATCTGATGTTGTCAAGAGAATGTGGGAATACATTAAGCAAAACAATCTCCAG GATCCATCTGACAAGAGGAGAATACTATGTGACGTGAAGCTGAAAGAACTCTTTGACATTGACTCCTTCACAGGCTTCACTGTTCCAAAACTTTTATCTGCTCATTTTGTGAAGGCCTAA
- the LOC133694132 gene encoding upstream activation factor subunit UAF30-like isoform X2, producing MVSDSELTERLKEILRNADLDKTTTGTVRRKLEEDFAIDLSDKKVFIREQVDLFLQNELDNGQKNGDNEYTHEDQKANVENDGCDLQEEVQGDDKEKSNVKRGYSENKNEAKRRGGGFSKLCSLSPQLQEFIGVPHLARTEVVRQLWTYIREKNLQDPSDRRNINCDEPLQALFGVDSINMFQMNKALSRHIWPLDSEDVVSINSKQHEKQHKREREEGNESIYDAILPGMLYLYVKYGSFFDWITQQLAIKSNLMSSIWSLNLTRNFAFCSPNLGLISTSARPGLSLAF from the exons atggtaTCAGACTCAGAGCTTACAGAGAGACTGAAAGAAATTCTACGAAATGCGGACTTGGACAAGACAACAACCGGTACTGTCAGAAGAAAGCTAGAGGAAGATTTCGCTATTGATTTGTCGGATAAGAAAGTATTTATAAGAGAACAAGTCGATTTGTTCCTTCAAAACGAGCTCGATAATGGCCAGAAGAACGGTGACAATGAGTATACTCATGAAGATCAGAAAGCGAATGTTGAAAATGACggctgtgatttgcaggaggagGTGCAAGGTGATGATAAAGAGAAAAGTAACGTAAAAAGAGG ATACAGCGAGAATAAAAATGAAGCCAAGAGAAGAGGTGGTGGCTTTAGCAAGCTATGTAGCCTTTCCCCTCAGCTTCAGGAATTCATTGGGGTGCCTCATTTGGCAAGGACAGAG GTTGTCAGGCAACTTTGGACCTACATAAGAGAGAAGAACTTGCAAGATCCAAGTGATAGGCGGAATATAAATTGTGACGAGCCATTGCAGGCTCTTTTCGGTGTTGATTCCATCAACATGTTTCAAATGAACAAAGCCCTCTCGAGGCATATTTGGCCCTTGGACTCGGAAGATG TTgtttcaatcaattcaaaacaGCATGAAAAGCAACATAAGCGAGAGAGGGAAGAAGGTAACGAATCAATTTATGATGCTATTTTGCCGGGAATGctttatttatatgtaaaatatgGGAGTTTTTTTGACTGGATAACACAGCAACTGGCAATCAAGTCTAACCTTATGTCTTCTATTTGGAGTCTAAACTTGACTCGAAATTTTGCCTTTTGTTCTCCGAATTTAGGCCTCATTTCCACTTCGGCGAGACCTGGTCTTTCACTGGCATTTTAA